The following DNA comes from Pseudomonas sp. Tri1.
GTGGATCCTTATCGGGTGGCCCATTACCGTGAAAGTATTGGGCTGCGGGCTAAAACTGATCCTTGTGATGCGCGTTTGCTGGCTCGTTATCTAACGAACGAGCAAGCAAGGCTGCGTATCTGGAGCCCACCTCCAGAAGCCTACAAAGTGTTAAAAAACCTGCTTAGAAAACGTGCGGCACTCATCAAGGCCCGCGTCAGTATCGTGCTGAGTTTTTCGAACGAACCGTGCCTAAAGGACATCTTGGCCCGGCAGTTGGAGGTCTTCAAAGAGTCCGATCAGGCCATTCAGAAGCTAATGCGTGAGGCCAGCCAAGCGGTAGGGATCACTGAAAACATCAACCGCTGCAAAGCCATTGAAGGGATTGGTGAACTGACGGCCATTGGCTTGGCGACCGCATTCATGCGCGGTCACTTTGTCAGTGGCGATGCATTCATTGCTTTCTTGGGGATGGATTTGCGTCCAAAAGACTCAGGGAAGAAGCACAGTCCTCGTCACTTGAGCAAAAAAGGGGACGGGGAGCTACGACGCCTGGCGCACAACGCCGCGATGGCGGCCTGTCGGTCTCCTGCCTGGAAACCTTACTATGAGGCCTTCTTGGCACGAGGCCTGGCCAGAACTCAGGCCTTGGTTATCCTCGCCCGCAAGTTGTGTCGGGTAGCATTCGCCCTGATGAAAAATCAGAGCGAATACCAACCAAATTCACGGTTGCAGGGTTCCCCTGCAACATAGAATCTCCCACACTGGATCTTCAGCGGGCATAAGCCCCGCGCCCAGCACACATCCCCTGCGGAAGCCTACTCACCAAAATTGAAAACCACTGGCTTGGGTGGAGGGCAGCCGCCAGGTGGTGGGAAATTCTGTACACCGGCCTCATCGTAGCCGGTGTAACACCCCACTATCTTGTCATCCTTGAAGTTCATGCGACGCTCAACCACGCCCGTCGGGTAATAGTAGATCGTCTCACCTTCACGCTTGGCGTATGAGTAATCCTTGTATTCCCTCCCCTCGACCGTTATCAGACGAAAGCCCTGCTTGGCCTCGGAGAACTTTAACTGACCGTCGGGGTAGTACTCCCTGTGAATGACGCGATCATCAGGCTCCAGCAACACCTCCCGGACGTTACGCCCATCCTGGGTGTGGCGAGCACTTTGCTCGTTTCCGAACAGGTACTCGCTCTCAGAGTCGAAATGGCCGTTATTGAAAGCCCCTCGCTGCTTGCCGCAGCGCTTGATGCTGGTGTACTTGCCATCAGGCACATGGCAGTAGTTCCTGTCAGCGATCAGCACGCCATTCGCATCAAAGGATTGCAGATTACCAATGGGCTCATCGCCCTCGTAGGTTGCCACCGTATCGGGCTGACCATTGGGGTGATAGAGGCGAAACGGGCCCTCTTTCGAACCATGCCGCCACGAGATATCCGAAAGCATCACCGCGCCGTCATCACTGTAGGTCAGGGCGCGCCCTTCGATCTGGCCATTGGCATAGTTGGCCGAATAGGTGAGCTTGCCATTGGCCGCGTAGGTTTCTTTCAAGCCATCCAGCACGCCTGCACGGTAATG
Coding sequences within:
- a CDS encoding transposase, which translates into the protein MTILNSPTVIGIDVAKAEIVVYREDLKITQAIANNREALGRWLKTLPAQSSIALEATSFYHLDTAELAHGMGFHVYVVDPYRVAHYRESIGLRAKTDPCDARLLARYLTNEQARLRIWSPPPEAYKVLKNLLRKRAALIKARVSIVLSFSNEPCLKDILARQLEVFKESDQAIQKLMREASQAVGITENINRCKAIEGIGELTAIGLATAFMRGHFVSGDAFIAFLGMDLRPKDSGKKHSPRHLSKKGDGELRRLAHNAAMAACRSPAWKPYYEAFLARGLARTQALVILARKLCRVAFALMKNQSEYQPNSRLQGSPAT